The following proteins are co-located in the Fusarium verticillioides 7600 chromosome 7, whole genome shotgun sequence genome:
- a CDS encoding thymidylate kinase produces MASINDLATAAIASSDTADDSTRGAFIILEGLDRSGKTTQVKLLEQRFVEEGKKVKVMRFPDRTTPIGQMIDAYLKSDVEMDDHVIHLLFSANRWEAVKQIQSLLASGTTILCDRYYHSGIVYSAAKQNPSLTLPWARAPERGLPRPDLVLFLDLTEEQAQARGGWGGEVYERSGMQKRVRELFWGLSMGGKDLAAQGLGLGEGEDWTQEEEDLVVVDAGGSVEEVAEEVWKKVRGRVEQVERGEVGRTVRVVR; encoded by the exons atGGCTTCAATCAACGATTTGGCGACGGCCGCTATTGCGAGCTCTGATACAGCGGATGATTCAACTCGGGGCGCATTCATTATTTTGGAGGGTCTGGATAGAAGTGGAAAGACGACACAGGTGAAACTGTTGGAGCAGAGATTTGTCGAGGAGGGTAAAAAGGTCAAGGTTATGAGATTTCCTG ACAGGACTACACCTATTGGACAGATGATTGATGCTTATCTCAAGAGTgatgtcgagatggatgACCATGTTATTCATTTATTGTTTAGCGCAAACAGATGGGAAGCTGT CAAACAAATCCAATCTCTACTCGCCTCTGGTACTACAATTCTCTGCGACCGGTATTATCACTCAGGCATAGTCTACTCAGCCGCCAAGCAGAACCCCTCTCTGACCCTCCCCTGGGCACGAGCACCAGAACGCGGTCTTCCCCGACCagatcttgtcttgttccTCGATTTGACCGAAgagcaagctcaagctcgagGTGGTTGGGGTGGAGAGGTCTATGAACGATCTGGTATGCAGAAACGAGTACGGGAATTATTCTGGGGCCTCAGCATGGGCGGAAAAGACCTTGCAGCACAGGGACTTGGGCtaggtgagggtgaggacTGGAcacaggaggaggaggaccttgTGGTAGTTGATGCGGGCGGGAGTGTagaggaggttgctgaggaggtcTGGAAAAAGGTTAGGGGTAGAGTTGAACAGgttgagagaggagaggttggaagGACTGTGAGAGTTGTTAGGTGA